In Leptolyngbya subtilissima AS-A7, the sequence AGCAACGGGCTCACGGATGCCGTCGATGTCAACGGGGGGTGCTGCGATGAACGCAACGACGAAGCAGGCGGTGGCAGCTAGCAGGGTAGGGATCATCAGCACGCCGAACCAGCCCACATACAGGCGGTTCTCGGTGCTGGTCACCCACTGGCAAAACTGCTCCCACAGGGAGGCAGTTTGTTGTCTCTGTAACGTCGTAGTCATAATAAAAATAAGTGCAGTTAGGTTTGCTTTGTGCCCGTCCGCAAAGGACAAGCGAGTTATGTATGTACTTACATTAACTAAAATGTTGCAGATTGTAAACAACCTTGGGTAGATAACTCCCCAGCAAAGCCTGGTAATTGCGCTACTTCCGACTTAGCTCGGTTGGCGTATGGCCTTAGTTCGGTACTGGCTGTTGCATCCAAGCTTGTTTGGCCCTGGCGATCTGCTGGGGCGCAGGGATGGCTTGAAACAAGTTAAGGGCTTTGTATAAGTGGGCCTCAGCTTCGGCAAGTTGCGTAGGCAGGCAGGCCAAGGTGAGGGCGTACTGGAGGTGGGCAGCGGCAAGATCGCAGTGGGCACCGACTTCGTCAAGCAAGGCGAGCGCCCCGCGACAATCTTCCACGGCTCCTGCTACATTTTCCCGTTGATGATTTAGCCTAGCCAGCCCAATTAGCGCATTGGCCTTGATTTGCAGGTAGTGACCGGCCTCTGCCGCCTGAATGGCAGCAGTAAACAGCGATTCTGCCCTATCGAGATCGCCCAGGTTGAGATAGGTGTGGCCTAAGAGTTGGACAAAGAAGGCGTGGCGACCGCTTTGGCCTCGGCCCCGCACCTGCTCGATAATGGAATCGGCTAGGGTTTGTGCAGAGGCGAGATCGCCCTGATATGACAGCACCAGAGCCAAACAGGTTGTGGCTTTGTCGGCCCAGGGCTGGTGGCGAGTGCCGGTGGCCGTGGCGATTACCTGGCTGAACCAGGTGGCGGCGGCCTCAAGATTCCATAGATCTAAGTGATAGAGACCGAGGCTGAGTTGGGAGTCGACCACCAGCATGGTGAGGTAGTACCAGCGGTGGGTGGCGGAGTCGGGGGCTTCGGTATGCAAGCAAGTTTGGGCGATCGCGATCGCATTCTGCTGACAGGCGATCGCTTGCTTCAAACGCCCCTGTATCCAATACAGATCGCCCAAGATGTTTGACAGCTCGCTGGCATCGGCATTCTCGGTGGGAATGTGGTCAATGATGGCGTTGATCGCATCGGTGACCGGCTGCACCAGGCCCATACGGTAGAGGGTGCTGCCCAAGGGCAAAAACTGCTGCCACTGATTGTCGCGGCTGTGGAGAATGACCCGCGCCGCCGCACCATAGTCACCAATGGCAACGTAGTGGTAGTAGGCTTCTAGCGCTTGAATGGCATCGTCGAGGGTGCAGATGCGCTGGATGCGATCGCTCCAGCAGCGGGCGGCGGCGCGGTGGGCAGATTCCCACTCGGAGGAATCCTGAGCATTGGCGGCGAGCTGAGCTAAGGCCCCTGCTCGCACTACGGGATGCAGCCAGTATTGACCCTGGCGGCACTCCAACAGCGATCGATTCCGTAGGGAAGTCACGATCGCCTGGTGGCGCGCAGCAGGAATATCGACCATCAGGCACTGCACCGATTGCCAAGGAATAGTGGGCACGTCTTGGTAGCGGTAGACGCCCAGACGGCAGAACAGGCGGTGGGCATCTAGGTCAAGGTCACGCAGGCGGTAAATTTGGCTTTCGACCAGGTTTTTGAGATCTACCGGGCCGAGCAGATCTTGACTGTGGGCCTGCCAGTAGAGCGCGAGGCTGCCTTCGAAGTCGGCCTGTACCGCCCCAGCCAAAATTTCCATCGCCTTGGCATTGCCGCCGTAGGCACTGTGCATCGCGGCCAACACCTCTTCATTGGCAGGGATGCCTCGGTGGGCGAAGTAAGTCGCCCAAGCGGGAAGCTCTAACCCTGGCAGACGGTAGTGGGTGATGGGAATGCCGGGTTCGCAGAGGCGATCGCGGCTCGTCATGAGGGTTAGCGTTTGGCCTCGACTGTCAGCTAAAACTCTGAGCAATTCGCTGTAGCGGCGGTGGGGCGCAATGAACTGGCCCTGGGCATTCAACGCGGGTTCTAGGTTGTCGATGAGCACGGCGACGCGCTGTTGGCGCAGGTGTCGACGCAAGCGATCGAGCGTCACCCCAAACTCGCGCCCTGGCTCGACGCCAAAATCCTGCCGCAGCCATTCCTCCACCACCCATTCAACTGGAGTAATGTCAGCGGGATCCTTGGCCATCAGCAATTCCAGCGTCAGATCTACTGACTGCTCGGCGACGAAATGCTGGGCTAGGGTGGTTTTGCCGAGGCCACCTTCTCCCTGGATGAGAATGGTGCGGTGACCTTGATTAATCAGAGCGGTGAGGCGGGCGACCGCCTCCTGCCGCCCCACAAAGTTAGGATTTTTTGGGGTTGTAGGCGCAGACTGTGCACTGTCACAAGAGGCGACCTGAGACTCTAGATTCCCCAAAGTTTGAGGAGCTTGGGAAACCAAAGGCAACGCCTCCCGCTGTCCCACCAAATCTGCAAAGCCAAGGGCAGCGCTGGCTCCTGAGACATCAATGCCCATTTTGAGCAGCGATCGCTTCAGCGCCGACTTTAGAGTAGATTTCGTTACTTTCTCACCAGTCACCCGTGACAGCAGCCGCCACATTTGGTAGGCCACGTCTTTGATGTGGCCCTCGGTGTAGCCAGCAGTGTTAGCAATGTCGAGATACTTTTGGCCATGCCACACCTGGTGCAAGATGGTGCGCTGCAAATCGTTCAGATGCCGTCCGGTAACGGTGAAGACAAGTCGATCTGCCAGTTCTACCGCATCTGAAGCCATAGCTGCTGGTATCCTCCACGGCCACAACTCTAGCCGAGATTTAGATTTCTTTCATCCCCGGTGGACGGTTTCCGCCTTTTTCCGCCTCTGGTCTATTGGCCACTGAGTGAATGGCCGACCCTAGCCGACCGACGACAGCAATCCCTAGAGCTACGGTGAACTTACCCAACCATAGCTCACGCAAAGGGTATCAAATATGACCGCCACACTTTTATCACCGCTAACTGCCTCGGCGGACGATTTAGCTGGCCCCTGGCAGCTGCCTCTTAGCTCCAGGCTAGCAAACCAACGCATTGCGACCCT encodes:
- a CDS encoding tetratricopeptide repeat protein, with the translated sequence MASDAVELADRLVFTVTGRHLNDLQRTILHQVWHGQKYLDIANTAGYTEGHIKDVAYQMWRLLSRVTGEKVTKSTLKSALKRSLLKMGIDVSGASAALGFADLVGQREALPLVSQAPQTLGNLESQVASCDSAQSAPTTPKNPNFVGRQEAVARLTALINQGHRTILIQGEGGLGKTTLAQHFVAEQSVDLTLELLMAKDPADITPVEWVVEEWLRQDFGVEPGREFGVTLDRLRRHLRQQRVAVLIDNLEPALNAQGQFIAPHRRYSELLRVLADSRGQTLTLMTSRDRLCEPGIPITHYRLPGLELPAWATYFAHRGIPANEEVLAAMHSAYGGNAKAMEILAGAVQADFEGSLALYWQAHSQDLLGPVDLKNLVESQIYRLRDLDLDAHRLFCRLGVYRYQDVPTIPWQSVQCLMVDIPAARHQAIVTSLRNRSLLECRQGQYWLHPVVRAGALAQLAANAQDSSEWESAHRAAARCWSDRIQRICTLDDAIQALEAYYHYVAIGDYGAAARVILHSRDNQWQQFLPLGSTLYRMGLVQPVTDAINAIIDHIPTENADASELSNILGDLYWIQGRLKQAIACQQNAIAIAQTCLHTEAPDSATHRWYYLTMLVVDSQLSLGLYHLDLWNLEAAATWFSQVIATATGTRHQPWADKATTCLALVLSYQGDLASAQTLADSIIEQVRGRGQSGRHAFFVQLLGHTYLNLGDLDRAESLFTAAIQAAEAGHYLQIKANALIGLARLNHQRENVAGAVEDCRGALALLDEVGAHCDLAAAHLQYALTLACLPTQLAEAEAHLYKALNLFQAIPAPQQIARAKQAWMQQPVPN